A region from the Leptospirillum ferriphilum ML-04 genome encodes:
- a CDS encoding ion channel: protein MSKTSLRKFMLRAISFLSGLEASGRTFLSASLSRRLHARFWFPHVPLALGLALFGLRNLHPLLTEIANLRTGAVHYSPVQEFRALPEFFHDLGKGPHSLIGILEILMAAGLLFRSRFAWSVALVLVSASLGILIYPAGEMSLRAGGDLLLLAGLLFFRRDFSRSNLATGTLFSVISIILLFGYAIFGAYILGKGFSPPIDSLLTAFYFSVVTMATVGYGDIVPKTDDARMFVVSLIILGISVFTASLSTVVLPMMNDRVRHLLMGGRRKMSRKNHYILVGTGGLAANVFAELNDRNLPVTLIVNRRIEEPPWNAVDQVVGDPADTQVLKEAGILDARALLSLLENDGENAFVVLAARASGTEAKTVVSVRDRVNLARIRTVRPDMILAMDVIGAQILGMALSGEPVDGDQLLKKVLFAGDDDPEKITEGS, encoded by the coding sequence TTGAGCAAGACCAGTCTCCGGAAGTTCATGCTCCGGGCGATTTCTTTCCTCTCCGGGTTGGAAGCGTCCGGAAGGACGTTTCTGTCCGCTTCCCTGAGCCGTCGTTTGCACGCCCGCTTCTGGTTTCCTCATGTGCCGCTTGCCCTCGGGCTTGCGTTGTTTGGTTTGCGAAATCTCCACCCTCTTTTGACGGAAATCGCCAATCTCCGGACGGGAGCCGTCCATTACAGTCCCGTTCAGGAATTCCGCGCCTTGCCGGAGTTTTTCCACGACCTGGGAAAAGGGCCGCACAGCCTGATCGGCATCCTGGAAATCCTGATGGCGGCCGGACTTCTGTTCCGCTCCCGGTTCGCCTGGTCCGTTGCTCTCGTGCTGGTGTCGGCTTCCCTGGGAATTTTGATCTATCCGGCCGGGGAGATGAGTTTAAGGGCGGGAGGTGATCTCCTGCTCCTGGCCGGACTTCTCTTTTTCCGCCGGGATTTTTCTCGATCCAATCTGGCCACGGGAACACTGTTCTCCGTCATCAGCATTATTCTTCTCTTCGGGTATGCGATTTTCGGGGCCTATATCCTCGGAAAAGGGTTTTCTCCTCCGATCGATTCTCTTCTGACGGCATTTTATTTTTCCGTTGTCACGATGGCCACCGTCGGGTACGGGGATATCGTCCCGAAAACCGATGATGCCCGCATGTTTGTGGTCTCCCTCATTATTTTGGGGATCAGCGTTTTTACCGCGTCGCTGTCCACGGTTGTTCTTCCGATGATGAACGATCGTGTGCGGCATCTGTTGATGGGAGGTCGCCGGAAGATGAGCCGCAAGAACCACTATATACTGGTCGGGACAGGGGGCCTGGCGGCAAATGTTTTTGCCGAGCTGAATGACCGGAATCTCCCGGTCACCCTGATCGTGAACCGTCGGATAGAAGAGCCTCCCTGGAATGCCGTCGATCAGGTCGTCGGGGATCCGGCGGACACGCAGGTTCTGAAGGAGGCGGGCATTCTGGATGCCCGGGCTCTTCTCTCCCTTCTCGAAAACGACGGGGAAAACGCGTTCGTTGTCCTGGCCGCCCGGGCGTCCGGAACGGAGGCGAAAACGGTTGTGTCGGTCCGGGACCGCGTCAATCTGGCGCGGATCCGCACCGTTCGTCCGGACATGATTCTGGCGATGGATGTCATTGGCGCCCAGATTCTGGGGATGGCCCTGTCGGGAGAGCCGGTCGACGGAGACCAGCTTCTGAAAAAAGTGCTCTTCGCCGGGGACGATGATCCGGAAAAAATCACGGAGGGGAGCTGA
- a CDS encoding pirin family protein, which produces METTEKATRDFRKVLRVVSSTVSREGAGFLVHRPFPTSALRDFDPFLLLDEMGPVQYRPGEAVGAPDHPHRGFETVTYMLDGSMEHRDSAGHAGKLRPGDVQWMTAGSGVVHSEMPEEEFARTGGRAHGFQLWVNLPRKDKMIRPRYQEIPREGIPVAKSPDAKVTVRVIAGESLGKKAVIDTRIPITYLHVFLEPGGTLEQALPPGSEVFAYVVKGEGAFGKEGARATEHQMVIFEQRDAEVLAKLPDGGTGCEFLLIAGTPLHEPVVRYGPFVMNTEEEIHEAIDDYRNGGMGMIRPAG; this is translated from the coding sequence ATGGAGACAACGGAGAAAGCAACGCGGGATTTCCGGAAGGTGCTTCGGGTGGTGTCGTCGACGGTCAGTCGGGAGGGTGCCGGGTTTCTGGTGCATCGTCCTTTTCCCACAAGTGCATTGAGAGATTTCGACCCGTTTCTTCTGCTCGATGAAATGGGTCCGGTCCAGTATCGCCCCGGAGAAGCGGTCGGAGCGCCGGATCATCCCCATCGGGGATTCGAGACGGTCACGTACATGCTGGATGGCTCCATGGAACACCGGGATTCCGCTGGCCATGCCGGAAAACTCCGCCCCGGGGATGTCCAGTGGATGACGGCCGGAAGCGGTGTTGTCCACTCGGAAATGCCGGAAGAGGAGTTTGCCCGGACAGGAGGACGCGCGCATGGGTTTCAGTTGTGGGTCAATTTGCCCCGGAAAGACAAAATGATCCGTCCGCGCTACCAGGAAATTCCCCGGGAAGGGATTCCCGTCGCAAAAAGTCCGGACGCAAAGGTGACTGTCCGGGTGATTGCCGGGGAGTCCCTGGGGAAAAAAGCGGTTATTGATACCCGCATCCCCATCACCTATCTCCACGTTTTTCTGGAGCCGGGAGGAACTCTTGAGCAGGCACTTCCTCCGGGAAGCGAGGTCTTTGCCTATGTGGTGAAAGGGGAGGGTGCCTTCGGAAAAGAAGGGGCCCGGGCGACGGAACATCAGATGGTGATCTTCGAACAGAGGGATGCAGAAGTCCTGGCGAAGCTTCCGGACGGGGGAACGGGATGCGAGTTCCTGCTGATCGCGGGAACGCCCTTGCATGAACCGGTTGTGCGCTATGGCCCCTTTGTCATGAATACCGAAGAAGAAATTCATGAGGCGATTGACGATTATCGGAACGGAGGGATGGGAATGATCCGTCCCGCCGGATGA
- a CDS encoding Slp family lipoprotein, which translates to MLTRSGERVLRVHTTAMIVLRDHNILFSRDPMNNRLSPRTIILLLLLTLSIFPACTASPPFSDDQMRQADTSVRLSRLLESPDDYAGKTVVLGGVINMVERRGIVNRIYVQAFPLDSAYRPDRSRPSAGHFMIVTDAPLSPARYAPGRPIEVLGTVLRSRKMTNFADRPEKVVVIRARALHVRARRIPPPARGVGFGFMPMMGY; encoded by the coding sequence ATGTTAACGCGCTCAGGAGAACGGGTTCTCCGGGTCCATACCACGGCAATGATCGTCCTACGCGATCACAACATTCTTTTTTCCAGGGATCCGATGAACAACAGACTGTCCCCCCGGACCATCATCCTCCTTCTCCTTTTGACCTTGTCGATTTTTCCGGCCTGCACCGCCTCTCCACCCTTTTCTGATGACCAGATGCGGCAGGCAGACACCTCGGTACGCCTCTCCCGTCTTCTGGAGTCTCCCGACGACTATGCGGGAAAGACAGTGGTCCTGGGAGGCGTGATCAACATGGTCGAACGACGGGGAATCGTGAATCGCATTTATGTCCAGGCGTTTCCTCTCGACTCCGCCTACCGTCCGGACAGGAGTCGCCCTTCGGCGGGCCATTTTATGATCGTGACCGACGCGCCCCTCTCCCCAGCACGCTATGCTCCGGGACGTCCCATCGAAGTGCTCGGGACCGTGCTGCGTTCCCGCAAGATGACCAATTTTGCCGATCGGCCGGAAAAAGTGGTTGTGATCCGCGCCCGGGCCCTGCATGTACGGGCAAGAAGAATCCCGCCTCCGGCCCGGGGGGTCGGGTTCGGATTTATGCCCATGATGGGATATTGA